The Micrococcales bacterium DNA window CCAGGCTTCTCGAATCGGTCGGCTACGCCACGCTCGGTCCATTGCTACCAATGCCTTCCAGCGTCGAGGCCCTGAGCTGGCACTACGTTGACGGCGTGGGCCGCGTGGCGCGTGGCGGCAGTGGTATCGACGCGCCAGTGGAGGAAATTGACCTGGTTGGCGATCTGGTCCACTCCTACCTTGAGCGTTGGCCCGGTGAGTCCCTGGCCGTAGTTGGCGCCGGTCCGGACCAGGCCGAACGCCTCTTGACTGCCCTAAACCGCCTAGTCAAAGCCGGCGACGAACTGATCGAAGCCGCCCTAGCCGAGCCAGCCCACGGCGGCCAGGCTCAGCTGATGGTTGCCGACGCCGTCGCCGCCTCTGGCCTGACCGCCAAGACGGTCGTCCTGGCCTGCGGTTTTGCCCGTTCACCGCGCGGCAATGTGCTTTACGACTTTGATCAGCTTGACGGCGACGAAGGCGCCGCCATTTTGGCCGGAGCTCTGGTAGGGGCCGAGCGCCGCCTGGCGGTGGTCTCCAGCCTGAAGTCCTCCGACCTAGACGATGACCGGCTACACGGGGCCGGGCCGGCGCTGTTCAAGCGGGTGCTTGATCTAGCGCAACACTCAAACATCACCATGAACGGCTCGGCCCGGCCAACTCAAGCCCTGTTCTCCGATTTGGCCCGGCGGATCGAACGCCGGGGCCTAGGCGTCACAACCGGCTACGGCCGCTGTCAAACCAAGGTCATTCCCATGGTGGTTAGTGATCCCGCCACCGACAATCCCGACGTCGCTGTGCTCAGCGACGATGCCGCATTTGTGGCGGAACCATCGCTGCGGACCAAATTGCGCCATTGGCCTTGCCAACTCGAGTCCCTGGGCTGGAGCACCGTCCAAACCTGGAGCGCCCCGGTCTTCATGGACCCGGAGACCGAGGCCCGCACCGTGGTCCAGGCCGCCTGTTCTCCGGCGGCAGACGCCTAACCAGCGTCTTGGCCTAGGCGTCTCGCAGTGAGAAACGCCAGGCGCCAAGGCCAAGACTGACCACCGCCCAGCCCACTAAGACAGCCAGACCGCCCCAGGGGCCAATATCGGTCGACTTGTAAACATTGACAATGTCCATCGCCCCGATGGGAAAGAACTGGATAGCTTTGCCAATGCTCCTAATCATGATGGCCAGCAGCGGCAGGATGATCAGCGGCACCACCACGCCTACACCGTATGCGCAGGCTAGCCCGCCCGCGCTGGACCGCAGCAAGGCGCCGAGCCCTAGGAAAATCAAGACGTAAAGAACAGCCACCACCACGCCGCCCGCCAGGCAGCGCGCCGCCACCGGGGTCATCACCAGCGAGGCCACCCGGTTCAATGACACCAGCAGCGCCACCACCAAGCCAACTAGCTCGGCCAAGGCCGCCAATACCATCGTCAACACTGCGATTACCAACACTTTGGCCGCCAGTACCATTGAGCGCCCCGGCACGGCGGCAAAGCTGGAGCGAATCATGCCGGAGGAGTACTCGTTAGTGACACTCAGTACCCCCAGCACCGCCAGCACCATCAGGGCCATGACCGCCGTCATATTGCCTATGGCCGAAGCTAAGGACTCCGAAATCCTTTGGTTCATGCCGTCCCAGACCTCGGTGTCGCTGCCAACATCCATGTCCCAGAAGGTGCCATAGACCGCCAAGGTGTTGCCGCCAATGGTCAAGAACAGGTAGACCCCGGCCACCCACCAGGTCGAACGCAGCGTGCGGAGTTTGATCCATTCGGCTCGAACGACCCTGGGGAAG harbors:
- a CDS encoding ABC transporter permease; translated protein: MTFPRVVRAEWIKLRTLRSTWWVAGVYLFLTIGGNTLAVYGTFWDMDVGSDTEVWDGMNQRISESLASAIGNMTAVMALMVLAVLGVLSVTNEYSSGMIRSSFAAVPGRSMVLAAKVLVIAVLTMVLAALAELVGLVVALLVSLNRVASLVMTPVAARCLAGGVVVAVLYVLIFLGLGALLRSSAGGLACAYGVGVVVPLIILPLLAIMIRSIGKAIQFFPIGAMDIVNVYKSTDIGPWGGLAVLVGWAVVSLGLGAWRFSLRDA